One window of Quercus robur chromosome 12, dhQueRobu3.1, whole genome shotgun sequence genomic DNA carries:
- the LOC126709249 gene encoding uncharacterized protein LOC126709249 isoform X2 — protein sequence MAAPFFSTPFQPYVYQSPQDAVIPFQILGGEAQVVQIMLKPQEKVVAKPGSMCFMSGFIEMENVFVPENEVGMWQWLFGKSLSSIILRNPGPTDGFVGIAAPSLARILPIDLAMFNGEILCQPDAFLCSVNDVKVSNTVDQRARNVIAGAEGFLRQKLSGQGLAFILAGGSVVQKNLEVGELLVVDVSCIVALTTAVNVQVKYNGPMRRAVFGGDNLVTATLTGPGIVFIQSLPFHRFSQRIARAVTSPNMRENPKFFIQIAIFFFLAYVVIVSSLILTDV from the exons ATGGCCGCACCGTTTTTCTCAACGCCTTTCCAACCTTACGTCTATCAG AGCCCACAAGATGCTGTGATACCTTTTCAGATTCTGGGTGGTGAAGCTCAGGTGGTTCAG ATAATGTTGAAGCCACAAGAAAAGGTTGTTGCAAAGCCTG GTTCCATGTGCTTCATGTCTGGGTTCATCGAAATGGAAAATGTTTTTGTCCCTGAAAATGAAGTAGGTATGTGGCAATGGCTTTTTGGGAAGAGTTTGAGTAGCATAATTCTTCGTAATCCTGGTCCAACTGATGGATTTGTTGGGATTGCTGCACCTTCTCTTGCAAGGATTCTCCCG ATTGATTTGGCTATGTTTAATGGAGAAATTTTATGTCAG CCAGATGCATTCCTTTGCTCAGTCAATGATGTGAAGGTCAGTAATACAGTTGATCAACGAGCACGTAATGTCATCGCTGGTGCTGAG GGATTTCTGAGACAGAAGCTATCAGGCCAGGGGCTTGCATTCATACTTGCGGGTGGATCAG TTGTGCAGAAAAATCTTGAAGTGGGTGAGTTATTAGTTGTTGATGTATCTTGTATTGTTGCCCTGACAACCGCAGTCAATGTTCAAGTAAAGTACAATGGTCCTATGAGAAGAGCAGTGTTTGGG GGTGACAATCTAGTAACAGCTACTCTAACGGGCCCAGGCATTGTCTTTATCCAGAGTTTACCCTTTCACCGATTCTCTCAGCGCATTGCCAG GGCTGTTACATCCCCTAACATGAGGGAGAATCCAAAGTTCTTCATTCAGATagccattttcttttttctggcATATGTTGTGATTGTATCTTCATTAATCTTAACTGATGTATGA
- the LOC126709249 gene encoding uncharacterized protein LOC126709249 isoform X1: protein MAAPFFSTPFQPYVYQVLTTSTSPQDAVIPFQILGGEAQVVQIMLKPQEKVVAKPGSMCFMSGFIEMENVFVPENEVGMWQWLFGKSLSSIILRNPGPTDGFVGIAAPSLARILPIDLAMFNGEILCQPDAFLCSVNDVKVSNTVDQRARNVIAGAEGFLRQKLSGQGLAFILAGGSVVQKNLEVGELLVVDVSCIVALTTAVNVQVKYNGPMRRAVFGGDNLVTATLTGPGIVFIQSLPFHRFSQRIARAVTSPNMRENPKFFIQIAIFFFLAYVVIVSSLILTDV, encoded by the exons ATGGCCGCACCGTTTTTCTCAACGCCTTTCCAACCTTACGTCTATCAGGTGCTCACTACTTCAACA AGCCCACAAGATGCTGTGATACCTTTTCAGATTCTGGGTGGTGAAGCTCAGGTGGTTCAG ATAATGTTGAAGCCACAAGAAAAGGTTGTTGCAAAGCCTG GTTCCATGTGCTTCATGTCTGGGTTCATCGAAATGGAAAATGTTTTTGTCCCTGAAAATGAAGTAGGTATGTGGCAATGGCTTTTTGGGAAGAGTTTGAGTAGCATAATTCTTCGTAATCCTGGTCCAACTGATGGATTTGTTGGGATTGCTGCACCTTCTCTTGCAAGGATTCTCCCG ATTGATTTGGCTATGTTTAATGGAGAAATTTTATGTCAG CCAGATGCATTCCTTTGCTCAGTCAATGATGTGAAGGTCAGTAATACAGTTGATCAACGAGCACGTAATGTCATCGCTGGTGCTGAG GGATTTCTGAGACAGAAGCTATCAGGCCAGGGGCTTGCATTCATACTTGCGGGTGGATCAG TTGTGCAGAAAAATCTTGAAGTGGGTGAGTTATTAGTTGTTGATGTATCTTGTATTGTTGCCCTGACAACCGCAGTCAATGTTCAAGTAAAGTACAATGGTCCTATGAGAAGAGCAGTGTTTGGG GGTGACAATCTAGTAACAGCTACTCTAACGGGCCCAGGCATTGTCTTTATCCAGAGTTTACCCTTTCACCGATTCTCTCAGCGCATTGCCAG GGCTGTTACATCCCCTAACATGAGGGAGAATCCAAAGTTCTTCATTCAGATagccattttcttttttctggcATATGTTGTGATTGTATCTTCATTAATCTTAACTGATGTATGA
- the LOC126708401 gene encoding uncharacterized protein LOC126708401 translates to MGPQALQGLCDILRRNGDLQDTQRVTVEEQDCFEAPDGTHVHVKVSNEDAPRYWGRKGYLTQNVLTACSFDLKFTYVLPDWERTASDSRIIKSALTRNDNLKIPQGKYYLVDTGYMNRSRLITSYKRVRHHLKEYSTCPLENAKKLFNLRHASLHNAIERIFGVLKKRFPSIASTTKPSYCVDTQNEIILSCCIFHNYLMGVDLDESLIAEVDEKVLHSHHGRMAPTPREDDEDARQ, encoded by the exons ATGGGTCCACAAGCTCTTCAaggtttgtgtgacattttgcGAAGAAATGGTGATCTTCAAGACACACAACGTGTCACGGTTGAAGAGCAA GATTGTTTTGAGGCACCTGATGGAACACATGTTCATGTCAAAGTGTCTAACGAAGATGCACCAAGATATTGGGGTAGGAAGGGTTACCTAACACAAAATGTGTTGACAGCATGCTCGTTTGATTTAAAATTCACATACGTATTACCAGATTGGGAAAGAACTGCTTCAGATTCAAGAATAATAAAGAGTGCTTTAACTAGAAATGATAACTTGAAAATCCCACAAg gtaaatattatcttgttgATACGGGATACATGAATAGAAGTCGTTTGATTACATCTTATAAGAGGGTGCGTCATCATTTAAAAGAATACTCTACTTGTCCCCttgaaaatgcgaaaaaattgtttaatttgcGACATGCGTCACTGCACAATGCTATTGAAAGAATATTTGGTGTACTGAAAAAGAGATTTCCAAGCATAGCAAGTACTACAAAGCCTTCTTATTGTGTTGACACacaaaatgaaatcattttatcaTGTTGcatatttcataattatttaatgGGTGTCGATCTTGATGAAAGTCTTATTGCTGAAGTTGATGAAAAGGTTTTACATTCTCATCATGGACGTATGGCCCCCACTCCAAGAGAAGACGATGAGGATGCAAGGCAATGA